ACCGGACGACCCGTATCGAACCGGCCGGGCTCGACAGCCTCACGCCGAAACAGAGAAACTGCGTCGGCAAACTCCTGGGCTGGGGAGANNNNNNNNNNNNNNNNNNNNNNNNNNNNNNNNNNNNNNNNNNNCTTGTTTGAGAGTCCTGGGCAGCGTACAGTCTCTGCGTACCAGCCCTCGATAAGAGGAGGTGATGCCTATGCTTTCCACGTTCCTTATCCTACTCATGCTCTGCCTGGCCGGGCTTATTCCAGGCATGGTCCAGATGGCAGCGGCCCTGGACAGCGACACGATTGCTCAGCTCCAGACGGCCAAGGAGATCTATGTTTCTACCCAACGCAAGAGTGGCGAGTGGAGCAGCGCGGCGCCGGTCTGGTTCTGGTACGCCGATGAGGTGATCTATCTCACCGCCTCGCCAAGCTCGTATAAAGCCAGGCGCGTTCTGGACGGGCGCGACACCGTGCGGATCGCCGTCGGGGGGCAAGACGGTCCAACCTTGACCGGCAAGGCCGAGATTTTTACGGACGCGGCCATCGTCGAACGTATGGGTGAAGCCTATAACAACAAATACTGGCTGGCCTGGTTTGGCTTTGCGCGGCCACGGGTCAGCCGTGTGGAGTCGGGCAAGACCATCGCTATCAAAGTCACCCCGGATGCTCAGGAATGATACGGAGAGAGGAAGACGGTATGGCAATTCAGACGACTTACAGTCAGGCGCGGGCAAATTTGGCCAAGCTGTGCGATCAAGTGCTGGACAATCAGGAAGTCGCAATCATTACCCGTCGGGGCTCTGAGCCAGTTGCTCTGATCGCGGCATCCGAACTCACAGGTTTGCTCGAAACCGCCTATCTGCTTCGTTCACCCAAAAACGCCCAACGTCTCATCACCGCTCTCAAACGAGCCGTAGCAGGAACGGTTCAACCCCAATCGGTCCAAGACCTCCGACAAGAGCTGGGCCTTGGCTGAGAAAAAGCGGGCGGCCGTCTTTCATCCAGAGTTCAGGCAGGATCTCCGTCACTGGGTAGAAACTGATCGAAAGACAGCGCTCCGCGCGTTCACTCTTATCGAAGCCGTTTTACGCGACCCATTCTCCGGTATCGGGAAACCAGAGCCTCTGAAATATCTGGGCTCAGGGGCCTGGTCTCGCCGACTGAGCCAAGAGCATCGGCTCGTATATCGGGTGAGCGCGGAACGTATCGATTTCCTCCAGGCCCGGTATCATTATTGGGTCAGCGCTGAGTACGTCAGGACTCCTCACGCAGCATCAGGACGCTGCCCTCTGCGTCGCCAGGGATGTAGATCGTCCCGGCCGAGTCCACGGCCAGACTGCCGCCAAAGGCCATGGGACCGCGCGACAGCCCGGGCGGGTTGCCGACCGGCAGCTGGCTGGCCAGGGTCTGGCGCTGGCGGGTCGTCAGATCGACGCTCTCCAGGGTTTTGCTGCCGTGGTCGAGGATCAGCGCCGCGCCGCGCCGCACGGCCATGGCCAGCGGTTGCTGCAGGCCGTCGGCGACCGCAGACGTGTTGCCGCTCGCATCGATCCGGCTCACCCGCCCAAGGCCGACCTCGCTCACCAACAGGCTGCCGTCTTCGGCCACCACCACACTGCACGGCTGTGACAGGCCGCTGGCAAGGGGCGAAGACTGCCCGTCGGCAGCGACCCGCAGCACCGAGCCGGTGCCAGCCTCGGCCACCACGATGCTGCCGCCTGCCTCACGGGCCAACCCATAGGGCTGGTCGAGTTTACGGATCGCGTAGCTGAAAGACAGAGCCTCGGGATTGTAACGGACCACGTCGCCGGTCATGGTGGTCAGCAGCAGCTCGCCCGGGGCACCGGCCGCCATGCCTCTGACAAAACCGGGAAAACTGTTGTCGAGCAGACCGCCCAGCCGACCCACCTGGCCGTCCGGCGAGAGCGTGGCCAGGCTCAGCCCATCGGCAATATACAGGCCGCCGTTCTCGGCGCACGCCAACCCCCACGGACCGACCAGGCCGCCCGGCACCACAACCCGCTCGGCATTGCTGCCGTCGGTCGCCACCTCAGACACCCCGCCGTCCACAAAATGCGACACAAACAGCCGGTCGTCCGAATGGATGGCGATATTGTCGATACCGGGCCGGACCGTGGCCAGGACGGTTTTCGCCCCGGTCTGGAGGTCGATGCGGACCACCTCGCCGCTGCCGGCCTGGGGAACGATGAGTTCTCCCCTGGAGTTGAATTTCACCGCCGGCGGGCCCTTGAGGCCCTCGGCGACTTTCTCCGTGTCACCCGTTTCAACATCCGTCCGCCACACCTCGCCAAGCGGCACCAGCGGATAGTACAGCTTGCCGTCGGGGCCGACCGCCAGGGCGTTCGGGCCGCGCTGATCGTCCACAATCACCCGCGGCGGACGCTCGTCATACGGGTACAGCTCAAGGATACGCCCGTGGCCGCGGAACTCATCGGCAAACAGGCGATCCTGGTGGCAGGTGATGCCGTTGACCGCCGGCAGCTTGTCGGCCAGGATGCTGACCTCGCCGGC
This genomic stretch from Desulfurellaceae bacterium harbors:
- a CDS encoding type II toxin-antitoxin system Phd/YefM family antitoxin; the protein is MAIQTTYSQARANLAKLCDQVLDNQEVAIITRRGSEPVALIAASELTGLLETAYLLRSPKNAQRLITALKRAVAGTVQPQSVQDLRQELGLG
- a CDS encoding Txe/YoeB family addiction module toxin, which produces MAEKKRAAVFHPEFRQDLRHWVETDRKTALRAFTLIEAVLRDPFSGIGKPEPLKYLGSGAWSRRLSQEHRLVYRVSAERIDFLQARYHYWVSAEYVRTPHAASGRCPLRRQGCRSSRPSPRPDCRQRPWDRATARAGCRPAAGWPGSGAGGSSDRRSPGFCCRGRGSAPRRAARPWPAVAAGRRRPQTCCRSHRSGSPAQGRPRSPTGCRLRPPPHCTAVTGRWQGAKTARRQRPAAPSRCQPRPPRCCRLPHGPTHRAGRVYGSRS